Part of the Arthrobacter gengyunqii genome is shown below.
CTGGTGGTGGATATCGAAGCGGCAGACGACGGCAGCGAACCGGTGGCCGCAGGCGTTCCCGGTGCGGAACCGCAGCCGGCCGCCGTGCACCCCGAGCAGTAACGGTCCTCAGCCCGGAACCCGGCTGGTGTCCTCGTTCAAGAAGAGCTGAAGCACCTGGACGGGTCTGCCGGGCTGAATCAGCTGCGCGCGGCCCGGCGGAAGGGTCCGGGCGCGCACCCCGTTGATCAGGCTTCCTTCCGCGCGGTCGCCGGAGAGGATCAGCGCGGCGCTGCCTGAATCGCGCAGGGAAGTGAAGAAGGGTTCATACATTCCCCGGCTCGCCCCGCGCACCCGCCGCGACAGGACGGCGTGCAAGCCAATTTCAGGTGCCAGCGGCAGATACGGGGTCAGCCGGCTCAGCGGCGAGGAACCGCCCGCGGTCAGGACATCGTAGTCATCGATGACCAGGACGATGCGCGGCAGCCCTGCCAGCTCCGCCGGGGCAGCCGAGATCCGCTTCTCCAATTCACCGGCGACGGCGGCGGCGAGCTGCTCCGCCAGAGCTGCACTGGTGGCATAGCCGCCCAGCGATTCGGCGGGCACCTCTGACGCCAGGCTGCGGCGGGGATCGAAGACCGCGAACACGATGTTCTCCGGCAGATGCTGGCCGGTCAGCCTGCGGATGACTGACCGCAGGACGTTGGTCTTGCCGGAGCCGTCATCACCCATGATCAGCAAATGCCGTTCCCTGCCGTGCAGGTCAAGGATCTCGGCACCCAGATCTGTCTCCCGAAGGCCCAGCGGCACCGCTGCCGCTGCTTCAGGAGTGGGGAGAGTATCGGCGGCGACGATGCCGGGAAGAATCCGGACCTGCATGGCACGCTCCCGGGTGGCAGCCGCAACCGCCGTCACCAGATCCTGCAGCCCGGAGGCGGCGGACCCGTCGTCGCTCCCGGCATCGATGCGCGGCAGGGCAAAGTGCCCCTGAAGTTTCCGGTCCGTCAATGCCCGGCCGGGGCTTCCCGGGCTCACCGCTTCAGCCAGCTTGCGCCCGTGGGCGGATTCCCCCGGGTCGGCCAGGCGCATTTCAATCCGGTTGCCAAAGAAGCTCTGCTGCGAGATTCGTATCTCGTTCATCCGCGAACAGGTGGCGATCACATGGATGCCGTAACCGGCGCCCCTGCTGATTAGCGTATGGACCGCCTTTTCGATGTCCTCGAATTCGTCGCTGAGCTGTCCGTAGCCGTCCAGGACCAAGACGATGTCGGCGCTGGGCAGTTCCGGGATCCCGCCGTCGGCACACCGCCGGCGAAGTGTCGGCAGCGAGTCCACCTGGTACTTCTCAAACAGGTGTTCCCGGTGGGCAAGCATGGCCAGCAGTTCATCCACCGTGCGGCGGATGACCTCCCGGTTGGTGCGGACCGCCATCCCGCCCACGTGGGGGAGCCCCTCCAGCGGCAGCAGGGCGCTGCCGAGCAGGTCAATGCCGTAAATACCCACCTCGGCTGGACTGTGAGTCAGGGACAGGGCAGCGACAATGGTGCGCAGCGCGGTGCTCTTTCCCGTTTGCGGACCGCCCACGATGGCTGCGTTGCCGCCGTTGGCGGCCAGATCCAGCTCCCACACGCCCTGCCACTGTTTGGCAGGGTCGTCGAGCAGCCCCACCGGTATGCGCAGGGATCCGCCGCTGGCCAGGCGCAGTCCCTTTTCGGAGGAAAGCCCGCCGGCGGCGTGGTCCAGGGCGATTCCGCGGGGCAGCGGCGGCAGCCAGATGGGGTCCACGGCCCGGGGGAACGTGGAAAGGGTGTCCATGAGCGCGGACAGCACGGTGGGTCCGGTGGTGCGTTTGGAGGACGACGTCGATGCCGGGCGCGCCGCATCCGCCGCCGGCGGCGCCTGGAGCGACGCGGCATACCGGGGAACCGGCAGGACCCGGGGCGGGAGGCCGGCGTCGTCGGGCCCGCTGTCCTGCTGCGCGGCTTCCAGGGGACCGGACACATATCCGGCCTTGAACCGGGTGTAGGTGGTGGTGTCTACCTTCAGATATCCGAAGCCGGGCACCGGAGGCAGGTGGAAGGCATCGGGCGTGTCCAGTACCGTGCGCGATTCTCCCTCGGAGAGTGTCCGCAGCCCGATCCGGTACGAGAGGTAGGTGTCCAGGCCGCGGAGTTTCCCGGCCTCGATCCGCTGGCTGGAGAGCAGCAGGTGCACCCCGATGGAGCGGCCGATGCGGCCGATGGACAGGAACAGTTCAATAAAATCCGGCCGGGCGGTGAGCAGCTCCCCGAATTCGTCGATGATGACCACCAGGTGCGGCAGCGGGGCCGGTTCCCGTCCCTGCAGCTTCAGTTCCTGCCGATACAACTGATAGTCGGTGATGTTGGCGAGGTTGCCGGCTGCCTTGAGGACTTCCTGCCGGCGCTGGATTTCCCCCGCCAGGCTGGCGTACACGCGCTCAATCAGGCTGACGTCGTCGGAGAGGTTGGTAATGACTCCGGCCACCTGGGGTGCACCGGCGA
Proteins encoded:
- the eccCa gene encoding type VII secretion protein EccCa, with the translated sequence MSTRILHRPARTTAPARTMEAFTLDAPPPVEGGRSGMNMMSLVPLLGAGVSMTVMMLFRGSPLAAVGALMMIVTIIASVLMMLSQRGRQGKQRREQRENYLEYLERSRTTLRTDEQAALTVARISSPPPDALFDIIRDTKRIWERRRHNEDFLRVRIGTGSRRNRDVIIQSAGSALAQTDTFMTTEVEILKQRYESSPELPLTVPLDCAGNVSVVGSRGFVTRVARLLLTEGAAFHSPEDLHLALIAPAGRRDDWEWATWLPHLADQGSTHATGPVRRLAPTADALSEVLSEDLHRRSTLAAESRKNFLRGSVGTALPRLLVLSDSYGQLPAELQVPDQEASTGSLGITTLFLVAERHQEPGEVAVRISEDRSGAEGSFIVENYRDNAVLPAVERGTLDDLPLPLAEALARELAPLRLSPDSLEHDSSETAQGFLEMLGLSPRLDEADIRRLWKPRGEVDFLRVPLGPDDRGRPALLDLKESAQFGHGPHGLCVGATGSGKSEMLRSMVVGLLATHSPEVLAMVLVDYKGGATFAPFAGAPQVAGVITNLSDDVSLIERVYASLAGEIQRRQEVLKAAGNLANITDYQLYRQELKLQGREPAPLPHLVVIIDEFGELLTARPDFIELFLSIGRIGRSIGVHLLLSSQRIEAGKLRGLDTYLSYRIGLRTLSEGESRTVLDTPDAFHLPPVPGFGYLKVDTTTYTRFKAGYVSGPLEAAQQDSGPDDAGLPPRVLPVPRYAASLQAPPAADAARPASTSSSKRTTGPTVLSALMDTLSTFPRAVDPIWLPPLPRGIALDHAAGGLSSEKGLRLASGGSLRIPVGLLDDPAKQWQGVWELDLAANGGNAAIVGGPQTGKSTALRTIVAALSLTHSPAEVGIYGIDLLGSALLPLEGLPHVGGMAVRTNREVIRRTVDELLAMLAHREHLFEKYQVDSLPTLRRRCADGGIPELPSADIVLVLDGYGQLSDEFEDIEKAVHTLISRGAGYGIHVIATCSRMNEIRISQQSFFGNRIEMRLADPGESAHGRKLAEAVSPGSPGRALTDRKLQGHFALPRIDAGSDDGSAASGLQDLVTAVAAATRERAMQVRILPGIVAADTLPTPEAAAAVPLGLRETDLGAEILDLHGRERHLLIMGDDGSGKTNVLRSVIRRLTGQHLPENIVFAVFDPRRSLASEVPAESLGGYATSAALAEQLAAAVAGELEKRISAAPAELAGLPRIVLVIDDYDVLTAGGSSPLSRLTPYLPLAPEIGLHAVLSRRVRGASRGMYEPFFTSLRDSGSAALILSGDRAEGSLINGVRARTLPPGRAQLIQPGRPVQVLQLFLNEDTSRVPG